Proteins from a single region of Parambassis ranga chromosome 16, fParRan2.1, whole genome shotgun sequence:
- the rgl2 gene encoding ral guanine nucleotide dissociation stimulator-like 2 isoform X2, translating into MKTTWYCGLDLSTVVEEEEDGVIYTVVVKQQHAVPTSPMSAVSRSQCVKAGTEEKLVLHLLHSFSMGDSSFVTIFLSTYRSFISTERVLDILTDRLENPPGDSKRSHVRQSFNKAVCTVFSTWLSEYPEDFKNLGQPSRLLRLAPLLPKDSSAVDLRNSLLRIAEELSEKALLPDTHEDQASFTSSSADASKFEPTSVLGFPAALIAEQLTKIETELFVGLVPYHCLGSLWSQRDKKGREGVCWSVRATIRQFNKLANAVLASCLYPTKLRSQQRARLLEKWISVAEECRARKNFSSLYAIVSALQSNPIHRLKKTWQETDREVMRRYEDLSEIFSDKDNYSQSRELLKEEGTSKFANVDNRLNNRHLTKSSARGTVPYLGIFLTDLTMLDTAIKDRLDNGYINFDKRRREFEVLAQIRLLQSSCKNCVFTADEAFIQWYNSIPTLTEEESYKLSNEIEAPCEPSPRSHTPTVIITQCPDLSTSQPNLAGDSDSLFDFQSPVNNLLSKLTKHMRSPSVSCLDVDTSLSTNENTPTALHPSTPTKSHRRSASCGNNPSNNIQGSGPDMRIVRIRMDLQDGNLYRSILVTSNDKTPAVIHSALEKHNQDPKQTSRYELIQLLPEGKELVIPATGNVFYAMTSSSVDFLLRRKGGNTPLGSLSNSPEISATFPRIKAKGRRLVQTLF; encoded by the exons atgaagaccacctggtaCTGTGGTCTGGATTTG TCCACTgtagtggaggaagaggaggatggagtGATCTACACAGTTGTGGTCAAACAGCAGCATGCTGTCCCCACTAGTCCGATG TCAGCAGTTTCTCGCTCACAGTGTGTGAAAGCAGGGACTGAGGAGAAGCTGGtgcttcacctcctccactcATTTTCTATGGGAGACTCTTCCTTTGTCACTATCTTCCTCTCTACCTACCGGTCCTTCATCTCCACAGAGAGAGTGTTGGACATCCTCACTGACAG ATTAGAGAACCCTCCTGGGGACAGCAAGAGAAGCCATGTCAGACAATCTTTCAACAA AGCAGTGTGCACAGTGTTTAGCACATGGCTGTCAGAGTATCCTGAGGACTTTAAGAATCTGGGGCAGCCCTCTCGACTTCTGCGACTGGCTCCCCTCCTCCCGAAGGATTCATCTGCAGTTGATCTCCGCAATTCCCTCCTCAGGATAGCTGAGGAGCTCAGTGAGAAAGCCCTGCTACCTGACACCCATGAAG ATCAGGCCAGTTTCACCAGCTCTTCTGCTGATGCCTCCAAGTTTGAGCCTACCAGCGTCCTGGGATTCCCTGCGGCGCTCATTGCTGAGCAGCTCACCAAAATAGAGACT GAGCTTTTCGTCGGTCTTGTCCCGTACCATTGTCTGGGCTCCCTGTGGTCTCAGAGGGACAAGAAAGGGAGGGAAGGAGTTTGTTGGTCAGTGCGGGCCACCATACGTCAGTTCAACAAGTTGGCCAATGCGGTTTTAGCATCCTGCCTTTATCCTACAAAGTTGCGCAGCCAGCAGAGGGCCCGACTCCTGGAGAAATGGATCAGTGTGGCAGAG GAGTGCCGGGCCAGGAAGAACTTTTCCTCACTCTACGCCATTGTTTCTGCTCTGCAGAGCAATCCCATTCACCGGCTGAAGAAGACATGGCAGGAAACTGACAG AGAGGTGATGAGGAGATATGAGGACTTGTCAGAAATTTTCTCGGACAAAGACAACTACTCCCAGAGCAGAGAGCTCCTGAAGGAG GAGGGGACATCAAAGTTCGCCAACGTTGACAACAGGCTCAACAACCGACACCTCACCAAG TCCAGTGCCCGAGGCACTGTGCCCTACCTGGGTATCTTCCTTACAGACCTCACCATGCTGGACACAGCGATCAAGGACAGGCTGGAT AATGGCTACATCAACTTTGACAAAAGGAGAAGG GAATTTGAGGTCTTAGCACAAATCCGGCTCCTACAGTCTTCCTGCAAAAATTGCGTTTTCACCGCTGATGAGGCCTTCATACAGTGGTATAACAGCATACCTACActaacagaggaggaaag TTACAAACTGTCCAATGAAATTGAGGCACCCTGTGAACCAAGTCCCCGTAGTCATACACCGACAGTCATCATCACACAGTGCCCAGA tctgagCACCTCCCAGCCCAACCTGGCTGGAGACAGTGACAGCCTCTTTGACTTTCAATCACCAGTCAATAACCTACTCTCAAAACTCACAAAG CATATGAGATCACCATCTGTGTCTTGTCTGGATGTTGACACTTCTCTTTCTACCAATGAAAACACCCCAACCGCACTTCATCCATCCACTCCAACAAAATCACACCGCCGGTCAGCTTCCTGTGGCAACAACCCTTCCAATAACATCCAAGGGTCTGGGCCTGACATGCGTATCGTCAGGATACGGATGGATCTGCAGGATGGAAACCTGTATCGAAGCATTCTG GTTACAAGCAATGATAAGACCCCTGCTGTGATCCACTCTGCTTTAGAAAAGCACAATCAGGACCCCAAACAGACATCCAGATATGAGCTGATCCAACTTCTGCCTGAAGGAAAAG AACTGGTCATTCCTGCAACAGGAAACGTCTTCTATGCCATGACATCGTCTAGTGTTGACTTCCTCTTGAGAAGGAAAGGTGGGAACACTCCGCTTGGCTCACTGTCAAACAGCCCAGAGATCAGTGCCACTTTTCCTCGAATCAAGGCCAAGGGGAGGAGACTGGTGCAGACTCTGTTTTGA
- the rgl2 gene encoding ral guanine nucleotide dissociation stimulator-like 2 isoform X1, with amino-acid sequence MLPRNIRTGGYDLPGSESNAVPLIGYRPLLPERGTLSNQSGRSVSDESEALQAEPSPMKTTWYCGLDLSTVVEEEEDGVIYTVVVKQQHAVPTSPMSAVSRSQCVKAGTEEKLVLHLLHSFSMGDSSFVTIFLSTYRSFISTERVLDILTDRLENPPGDSKRSHVRQSFNKAVCTVFSTWLSEYPEDFKNLGQPSRLLRLAPLLPKDSSAVDLRNSLLRIAEELSEKALLPDTHEDQASFTSSSADASKFEPTSVLGFPAALIAEQLTKIETELFVGLVPYHCLGSLWSQRDKKGREGVCWSVRATIRQFNKLANAVLASCLYPTKLRSQQRARLLEKWISVAEECRARKNFSSLYAIVSALQSNPIHRLKKTWQETDREVMRRYEDLSEIFSDKDNYSQSRELLKEEGTSKFANVDNRLNNRHLTKSSARGTVPYLGIFLTDLTMLDTAIKDRLDNGYINFDKRRREFEVLAQIRLLQSSCKNCVFTADEAFIQWYNSIPTLTEEESYKLSNEIEAPCEPSPRSHTPTVIITQCPDLSTSQPNLAGDSDSLFDFQSPVNNLLSKLTKHMRSPSVSCLDVDTSLSTNENTPTALHPSTPTKSHRRSASCGNNPSNNIQGSGPDMRIVRIRMDLQDGNLYRSILVTSNDKTPAVIHSALEKHNQDPKQTSRYELIQLLPEGKELVIPATGNVFYAMTSSSVDFLLRRKGGNTPLGSLSNSPEISATFPRIKAKGRRLVQTLF; translated from the exons gcagAGCCCTCTccgatgaagaccacctggtaCTGTGGTCTGGATTTG TCCACTgtagtggaggaagaggaggatggagtGATCTACACAGTTGTGGTCAAACAGCAGCATGCTGTCCCCACTAGTCCGATG TCAGCAGTTTCTCGCTCACAGTGTGTGAAAGCAGGGACTGAGGAGAAGCTGGtgcttcacctcctccactcATTTTCTATGGGAGACTCTTCCTTTGTCACTATCTTCCTCTCTACCTACCGGTCCTTCATCTCCACAGAGAGAGTGTTGGACATCCTCACTGACAG ATTAGAGAACCCTCCTGGGGACAGCAAGAGAAGCCATGTCAGACAATCTTTCAACAA AGCAGTGTGCACAGTGTTTAGCACATGGCTGTCAGAGTATCCTGAGGACTTTAAGAATCTGGGGCAGCCCTCTCGACTTCTGCGACTGGCTCCCCTCCTCCCGAAGGATTCATCTGCAGTTGATCTCCGCAATTCCCTCCTCAGGATAGCTGAGGAGCTCAGTGAGAAAGCCCTGCTACCTGACACCCATGAAG ATCAGGCCAGTTTCACCAGCTCTTCTGCTGATGCCTCCAAGTTTGAGCCTACCAGCGTCCTGGGATTCCCTGCGGCGCTCATTGCTGAGCAGCTCACCAAAATAGAGACT GAGCTTTTCGTCGGTCTTGTCCCGTACCATTGTCTGGGCTCCCTGTGGTCTCAGAGGGACAAGAAAGGGAGGGAAGGAGTTTGTTGGTCAGTGCGGGCCACCATACGTCAGTTCAACAAGTTGGCCAATGCGGTTTTAGCATCCTGCCTTTATCCTACAAAGTTGCGCAGCCAGCAGAGGGCCCGACTCCTGGAGAAATGGATCAGTGTGGCAGAG GAGTGCCGGGCCAGGAAGAACTTTTCCTCACTCTACGCCATTGTTTCTGCTCTGCAGAGCAATCCCATTCACCGGCTGAAGAAGACATGGCAGGAAACTGACAG AGAGGTGATGAGGAGATATGAGGACTTGTCAGAAATTTTCTCGGACAAAGACAACTACTCCCAGAGCAGAGAGCTCCTGAAGGAG GAGGGGACATCAAAGTTCGCCAACGTTGACAACAGGCTCAACAACCGACACCTCACCAAG TCCAGTGCCCGAGGCACTGTGCCCTACCTGGGTATCTTCCTTACAGACCTCACCATGCTGGACACAGCGATCAAGGACAGGCTGGAT AATGGCTACATCAACTTTGACAAAAGGAGAAGG GAATTTGAGGTCTTAGCACAAATCCGGCTCCTACAGTCTTCCTGCAAAAATTGCGTTTTCACCGCTGATGAGGCCTTCATACAGTGGTATAACAGCATACCTACActaacagaggaggaaag TTACAAACTGTCCAATGAAATTGAGGCACCCTGTGAACCAAGTCCCCGTAGTCATACACCGACAGTCATCATCACACAGTGCCCAGA tctgagCACCTCCCAGCCCAACCTGGCTGGAGACAGTGACAGCCTCTTTGACTTTCAATCACCAGTCAATAACCTACTCTCAAAACTCACAAAG CATATGAGATCACCATCTGTGTCTTGTCTGGATGTTGACACTTCTCTTTCTACCAATGAAAACACCCCAACCGCACTTCATCCATCCACTCCAACAAAATCACACCGCCGGTCAGCTTCCTGTGGCAACAACCCTTCCAATAACATCCAAGGGTCTGGGCCTGACATGCGTATCGTCAGGATACGGATGGATCTGCAGGATGGAAACCTGTATCGAAGCATTCTG GTTACAAGCAATGATAAGACCCCTGCTGTGATCCACTCTGCTTTAGAAAAGCACAATCAGGACCCCAAACAGACATCCAGATATGAGCTGATCCAACTTCTGCCTGAAGGAAAAG AACTGGTCATTCCTGCAACAGGAAACGTCTTCTATGCCATGACATCGTCTAGTGTTGACTTCCTCTTGAGAAGGAAAGGTGGGAACACTCCGCTTGGCTCACTGTCAAACAGCCCAGAGATCAGTGCCACTTTTCCTCGAATCAAGGCCAAGGGGAGGAGACTGGTGCAGACTCTGTTTTGA